One genomic segment of Candidatus Woesearchaeota archaeon includes these proteins:
- a CDS encoding DUF2203 domain-containing protein: MIPKLEELQTTLHLPGKKYFSVEQANLLLPQIEEHILEVHRLLDALRLLLSIELEFNDEFLSHAKNIRYTKEYHKLYLTIYSHLDAIISHGCYVKDIEQGLVDFYSKTKEGKEIFLCWKIGEKSIQHWHSLETGFSERKGIEEL, translated from the coding sequence ATGATCCCAAAACTCGAAGAGCTGCAAACAACCCTGCATCTTCCAGGAAAAAAGTACTTCTCCGTAGAACAGGCGAATCTTCTTCTTCCACAAATTGAAGAGCATATTCTGGAAGTGCACCGATTGCTCGACGCGCTACGACTCCTGCTAAGCATTGAACTGGAATTCAATGATGAATTTCTGTCGCACGCAAAAAACATCCGCTACACGAAGGAATATCACAAACTCTACCTCACTATTTACAGTCATCTCGATGCAATCATCTCGCATGGCTGTTATGTCAAAGACATAGAACAAGGGCTTGTTGATTTTTACAGCAAGACAAAAGAAGGAAAAGAAATATTCCTCTGCTGGAAAATAGGAGAGAAAAGTATCCAACATTGGCATTCGTTAGAAACAGGATTTTCTGAGAGAAAAGGGATCGAAGAGTTGTAA